In one window of Tellurirhabdus rosea DNA:
- a CDS encoding C40 family peptidase, with product MTRFVSLFVAFLFPLAGFTQSISGTIETVRQQYAPDKRVAIFQISADSAGRLTGKTNLPEARQTLLARLSAQGLLVQDHIDVLPAAVLGEETYAIVNNSVANLRSNPREAAELATQALLGMPLRVWDKERGWYLVQTPDRYIAWVDFGGLQRMKKANFDRWEQAEKIIYTSPFGFCYSEPSTASQTVSDLVAGNRLVLEKEEKRFFRVRYPDGRSGYVAKAEAKRYADWLKTARPTEEALVSTAKRLMGIPYLWGGTSVKGMDCSGFTKTVYFLNGQTLSRDASQQVHEGETVETPGKTFASLRPGDLLFFGEPATADKPERVVHVGMWIGNNEFIHASGKIRVSSMDPAAPNFEESELKRFLRARRVRADSVSQTSLKGTK from the coding sequence ATGACACGCTTCGTCTCCCTTTTCGTCGCCTTTCTTTTTCCCCTGGCAGGCTTTACCCAGTCGATTTCCGGCACCATCGAAACCGTCCGGCAGCAGTACGCGCCGGATAAACGGGTCGCCATCTTCCAGATTTCTGCCGATTCGGCGGGGCGGCTGACGGGGAAAACGAATCTGCCGGAAGCCCGCCAGACCTTGCTGGCCCGCCTTTCGGCCCAAGGCCTTTTGGTTCAGGACCACATCGACGTGCTGCCCGCGGCGGTGCTGGGCGAAGAAACCTACGCCATCGTCAACAATTCGGTAGCCAACCTCCGCTCCAATCCGCGCGAGGCCGCCGAACTGGCGACGCAGGCCCTGCTCGGCATGCCGCTGCGGGTCTGGGACAAGGAACGGGGCTGGTATCTGGTACAAACGCCCGACCGCTACATTGCCTGGGTGGACTTCGGCGGGCTGCAACGCATGAAAAAAGCCAATTTTGACCGTTGGGAACAGGCCGAAAAGATCATTTACACAAGTCCGTTCGGCTTCTGCTATTCCGAACCCAGCACGGCTTCCCAGACGGTTTCGGATCTGGTAGCGGGCAATCGGCTCGTTCTGGAGAAGGAAGAAAAGCGGTTTTTCCGGGTGCGGTACCCCGACGGGCGCAGCGGTTACGTCGCGAAAGCGGAAGCGAAGCGGTACGCCGACTGGCTGAAGACCGCCCGACCCACCGAGGAGGCGCTGGTGAGCACGGCCAAACGGCTCATGGGCATTCCCTACCTCTGGGGCGGCACGTCCGTCAAAGGCATGGATTGCAGCGGCTTCACCAAAACGGTCTACTTCCTGAACGGGCAGACGCTTTCGCGCGACGCCTCGCAACAGGTTCACGAAGGCGAAACCGTCGAAACGCCGGGCAAAACCTTCGCCAGCCTGCGCCCCGGCGACCTGCTCTTTTTCGGCGAACCGGCCACGGCCGACAAGCCCGAGCGCGTGGTGCACGTCGGAATGTGGATCGGCAACAACGAGTTTATTCACGCCTCCGGCAAAATCCGCGTCAGCAGCATGGACCCCGCCGCTCCGAATTTTGAGGAAAGCGAGCTCAAGCGGTTTCTGCGAGCGCGGCGGGTGCGTGCGGATTCGGTTTCTCAAACGAGTCTAAAAGGCACAAAATAA
- a CDS encoding sugar phosphate isomerase/epimerase family protein has translation MKSLCFFFLMLLASPLLAQPSSPVGIQLYTFREQFKADVPGTLAKVRAMGFREVETAGTFGLPVAEFRKLLDQSGLKVIGSSAEFADLERNVPAVIQQAKALGAKYVTCFWIPHNGDTFTKQDADRAVETFNTAGRLLRDNGLSLCYHLHGYEFQKFENRSFFEYFVEQFDPKYVNFEMDVFWVKHPGQDPIVLLQNYPKRFPLVHLKDRRPGTPGNATGQADVETNVVLGQGDIGISDIMKAARKAGVKHFFIEDESSRSLEQVPQSVAFLRTVM, from the coding sequence ATGAAATCGTTGTGCTTCTTCTTTCTGATGCTGCTGGCGTCTCCGCTCCTGGCGCAGCCGTCTTCCCCTGTAGGCATCCAGCTGTACACGTTCCGCGAACAGTTCAAGGCCGACGTGCCCGGTACGCTGGCGAAGGTCCGGGCGATGGGCTTCCGCGAGGTCGAAACGGCGGGAACGTTCGGGTTGCCGGTGGCTGAATTCCGGAAGCTGCTGGACCAGAGCGGCCTGAAAGTAATCGGCAGCAGCGCGGAATTTGCGGATCTGGAACGCAATGTCCCGGCCGTCATCCAGCAGGCGAAGGCGCTGGGAGCGAAGTACGTCACCTGTTTCTGGATTCCGCATAACGGCGATACGTTTACCAAACAGGACGCCGACCGGGCCGTCGAGACGTTCAATACCGCCGGGCGGCTCCTGCGCGACAACGGCCTTTCGCTCTGTTATCACCTGCACGGCTACGAGTTTCAGAAGTTCGAGAACCGCTCGTTCTTTGAATATTTTGTGGAGCAGTTCGATCCCAAATACGTCAATTTTGAAATGGATGTCTTTTGGGTGAAACACCCCGGACAGGACCCCATCGTGCTGCTGCAAAACTACCCCAAACGCTTTCCGCTCGTTCACCTGAAAGACCGTCGGCCCGGCACCCCCGGCAACGCCACCGGTCAGGCGGATGTAGAGACGAACGTCGTGCTCGGTCAGGGCGACATCGGCATCAGCGACATCATGAAAGCGGCCCGTAAGGCCGGGGTGAAGCATTTTTTCATCGAAGATGAGTCCTCGCGTTCGCTGGAGCAGGTGCCGCAGAGTGTGGCGTTCCTGCGGACGGTGATGTAA
- a CDS encoding DUF2281 domain-containing protein, producing MDRNAANAKKVKVMVTFLEEVEKPARRVGGSLKGQIHVPNDFNEPLDDLKDYM from the coding sequence ATGGACCGAAACGCCGCCAACGCAAAAAAAGTAAAAGTCATGGTTACGTTTCTGGAAGAAGTTGAAAAGCCTGCAAGGCGCGTTGGAGGCTCCCTGAAAGGCCAAATCCACGTGCCGAATGACTTTAACGAGCCTCTGGATGATTTAAAGGATTACATGTAA
- a CDS encoding type II toxin-antitoxin system VapC family toxin, producing the protein MPAYLIDTQVLLWFQKDPTLLPERVRLIIEDGTNEIWVSQVSFFEIAIKMKVGSKPPEFKLSIEELIQQTVRDEFGILSISNDHISTYSSVPLFPNHRNPAVA; encoded by the coding sequence ATGCCTGCCTACTTAATTGATACCCAGGTGTTGCTCTGGTTCCAGAAAGACCCTACGCTGCTGCCGGAACGGGTTCGGTTGATTATAGAAGATGGAACAAACGAAATATGGGTTTCGCAGGTCAGTTTTTTTGAGATTGCCATCAAAATGAAAGTAGGCAGCAAGCCACCCGAATTCAAACTCTCAATTGAGGAATTGATACAGCAAACGGTCCGTGATGAATTCGGTATTTTGTCCATTAGCAACGACCATATAAGTACTTATTCTTCCGTCCCGTTATTTCCCAATCACCGCAACCCAGCGGTAGCCTGA
- a CDS encoding FRG domain-containing protein, protein MEETRISSWNDLMDALYEGAWMPDIRRFRSPFAFRGLPDVQYNLATSLMRLGGNYADLEGHLLRNFKKYAHRDVVQRDSYWHWLSVAQHHGLPTRLLDWTFSPLVALHFLTASIDMYDRDGLIWCVNYRRAHECLPEALKNKLTCEGADIFTVEMLTEIESLVAFDRLSGEADPFALFFEPPSLDDRIVNQYAMFSVLSSPAIGMDTWLESHPDLCRRIIVPASLKWEIRDKLDQANINERVLFPGLDGLSLWLKRMYFPLE, encoded by the coding sequence ATGGAGGAGACCCGGATTTCGAGCTGGAATGACCTGATGGATGCCCTTTACGAAGGGGCCTGGATGCCCGACATCCGGCGGTTCCGCTCGCCGTTTGCTTTCCGGGGCCTTCCCGATGTTCAGTATAATCTGGCCACGTCCCTGATGCGGCTCGGGGGAAACTACGCCGACCTGGAAGGGCACCTTCTCCGGAATTTCAAAAAATACGCCCACCGCGATGTCGTGCAGCGTGATTCGTACTGGCACTGGCTTTCGGTGGCCCAGCACCACGGACTGCCCACGCGGCTGCTCGACTGGACCTTTTCGCCGCTGGTGGCCCTGCACTTTCTGACGGCGTCCATTGACATGTACGACCGGGATGGCCTGATCTGGTGCGTCAATTACCGCCGGGCGCACGAATGCCTGCCCGAAGCCCTGAAGAACAAGCTGACCTGCGAAGGAGCCGATATTTTTACGGTGGAAATGCTAACCGAGATCGAATCGCTGGTGGCTTTCGACCGGCTTTCCGGCGAGGCCGACCCGTTCGCTCTATTCTTCGAACCTCCTTCGCTCGACGACCGCATCGTGAACCAGTACGCCATGTTTTCGGTCCTTTCCAGCCCCGCCATCGGCATGGACACCTGGCTGGAATCGCATCCCGACCTGTGCCGCCGCATCATCGTTCCCGCCAGCCTCAAATGGGAAATCCGCGACAAACTCGACCAGGCCAACATCAACGAACGCGTCCTCTTCCCCGGCCTGGATGGCCTGAGCCTGTGGCTGAAACGGATGTACTTTCCTTTGGAATGA